A genome region from Methanobacterium sp. includes the following:
- a CDS encoding alpha/beta hydrolase — protein MIILKSKKKLILIIILAIILIGAAAFTYYVSDYYHADNNALTALNSTDSYTVLNKDDSITFTPTNNESATGIIIYPGAKVQAESYSVIASKLAENGYTTIIVRMPFNLAFFGVNRADDVIENHPEINSWVIGGHSLGGVFASDYAVNHQDKIKGVIYLASYPSTNASNATFKALSIRGSLDRLTLAEDISGNLKKFPENTTFITIQGGNHFNFGDYGIQSGDNNSTITRDQQQNQTINAMLEFLKTI, from the coding sequence ATGATAATTCTAAAATCAAAAAAGAAACTAATTTTGATAATCATTTTAGCCATAATCTTAATTGGTGCGGCTGCATTCACATATTATGTTTCTGACTATTATCATGCGGATAATAATGCCTTAACTGCTCTAAACTCAACTGACTCTTATACTGTTTTGAATAAAGATGACTCCATTACCTTCACTCCCACCAACAACGAAAGTGCCACTGGAATAATAATCTATCCCGGGGCTAAAGTTCAGGCAGAATCCTACTCAGTAATAGCATCTAAACTGGCTGAAAATGGTTACACCACCATAATTGTGAGAATGCCATTTAACCTGGCATTTTTCGGTGTTAACCGGGCGGATGATGTTATAGAAAATCATCCGGAGATAAATTCATGGGTGATTGGTGGTCATTCCCTGGGTGGTGTTTTTGCATCGGATTACGCTGTGAACCATCAGGATAAAATAAAAGGAGTGATATATTTAGCCAGTTATCCTTCAACCAACGCCTCAAACGCCACTTTTAAGGCACTGTCAATTAGAGGCTCTCTGGATAGGCTTACCCTGGCCGAGGATATCTCGGGTAATCTCAAAAAATTCCCGGAAAACACCACCTTCATCACTATCCAGGGAGGTAATCACTTCAACTTTGGTGATTATGGTATTCAATCAGGGGATAACAACAGCACCATCACCAGAGACCAGCAGCAAAATCAAACCATAAATGCCATGCTTGAATTTCTAAAAACCATTTGA